Proteins co-encoded in one Polynucleobacter sp. MG-6-Vaara-E2 genomic window:
- the nudB gene encoding dihydroneopterin triphosphate diphosphatase, which yields MKIPISVLVVIYKSNRDVLLIERADRSSFWQSVTGSLDAPDEDLTLAAAREVFEETGIAVEALPAGALRNMHHQIEYEIYPEWRFRYAPGVTKNTEHWFALQVPDDTQVKLAPREHVAYEWLPFQEAAKKCFSRSNGDAILKLFSAN from the coding sequence TTGAAAATCCCTATCTCGGTTTTAGTTGTTATCTATAAATCGAATAGGGATGTTTTGTTAATAGAGCGTGCTGATCGCAGTAGTTTTTGGCAATCAGTTACCGGTAGCTTAGATGCGCCAGATGAAGATTTGACTTTAGCAGCGGCTCGTGAAGTTTTCGAGGAAACGGGCATCGCTGTTGAAGCTCTGCCCGCTGGCGCATTGCGTAACATGCACCACCAAATCGAATACGAGATCTATCCTGAGTGGCGCTTTCGATATGCGCCTGGCGTAACCAAAAATACAGAACATTGGTTTGCACTCCAGGTTCCTGATGACACGCAAGTGAAGCTTGCACCTAGAGAGCATGTAGCCTATGAGTGGCTTCCGTTTCAGGAGGCTGCTAAAAAATGTTTTTCGCGCAGTAATGGCGACGCGATTTTGAAACTGTTTTCAGCGAACTAA
- the aspS gene encoding aspartate--tRNA ligase, giving the protein MSMRSHTCGQVTDSLIGQEVTLSGWVNRRRDHGGVIFIDLRDREGFVQVVCDPDRPEMFALAEQVRNEFCIQIKGLVRARPAGTENTDLVSGKVEILCHNLVIVNASITPPFQIDDENLSETTRLTHRVLDLRRPQMQKNLRLRYNVAMECRRYLDDAGFIDIETPMLTKSTPEGARDYLVPSRVHDGQFFALPQSPQLFKQLLMVAGFDRYYQITKCFRDEDLRADRQPEFTQIDCETAFLSELEIRDLFENMIRHIFKKTMNVELPNPFPTMPYSEGMARFGSDKPDLRVNFEFTELTDLMKDVDFKVFSGAANQEGGRVVGLCVPGGAEISRSEIDDYTQFVSIYGAKGLAWIKVNSVADGRNGLQSPIVKNLHDAAIEGILKRTRAKDGDIIFFGADKEKVVNDAIGNLRLRIGHSTWGKERGLFTEGWKPLWVVDFPMFDYDEGEARWVACHHPFTSPKDEHMKYLETDPGKCLAKAYDMVLNGSEIGGGSVRIHQEAVQSQVFRALKIGAEEAQAKFGFLLDALQYGAPPHGGIAFGLDRIVTMMTGAESIRDVIAFPKTQRAQCLLTQAPSPVDERQLRELHIRLRQAATPAA; this is encoded by the coding sequence ATGTCAATGCGTAGCCATACTTGCGGCCAAGTAACTGATTCACTGATTGGACAAGAGGTCACCCTCTCCGGTTGGGTTAACCGCCGTCGTGACCATGGAGGCGTTATCTTTATTGACTTGCGTGACCGCGAGGGTTTTGTGCAAGTGGTCTGTGATCCTGATCGTCCAGAAATGTTTGCACTTGCCGAGCAAGTTCGTAATGAGTTCTGTATTCAGATTAAAGGCTTGGTACGCGCGCGTCCTGCTGGTACAGAGAATACGGATTTAGTCAGCGGCAAAGTAGAAATTCTCTGCCATAACCTGGTTATTGTGAATGCTTCAATTACTCCACCTTTTCAGATTGATGATGAGAATCTTTCTGAGACTACTCGTTTGACTCATCGTGTCTTAGATTTGCGCCGTCCACAAATGCAAAAGAATTTGCGTTTGCGTTACAACGTAGCAATGGAATGTCGTCGCTATTTGGACGATGCTGGCTTTATCGATATTGAAACGCCGATGCTCACCAAGAGCACACCAGAAGGTGCGCGTGATTATTTAGTTCCATCCCGCGTGCATGACGGCCAATTTTTTGCTTTGCCGCAATCTCCACAGTTGTTCAAGCAGTTGTTAATGGTGGCTGGTTTTGATCGTTACTACCAAATCACTAAATGTTTCCGCGATGAAGATTTGCGCGCCGATCGTCAACCAGAATTTACGCAGATCGACTGCGAAACTGCTTTTTTAAGTGAGTTAGAAATTCGTGATCTCTTTGAAAATATGATTCGTCATATTTTTAAGAAGACGATGAATGTTGAATTGCCAAACCCATTCCCAACCATGCCGTACTCGGAAGGGATGGCGCGTTTTGGTTCTGATAAGCCTGATTTGCGCGTGAACTTTGAGTTCACTGAATTGACTGATTTGATGAAAGATGTGGATTTCAAGGTCTTCTCAGGCGCAGCCAATCAAGAGGGTGGCCGTGTGGTGGGCTTGTGCGTACCGGGTGGCGCTGAGATCAGCCGTAGTGAAATCGATGACTACACCCAGTTTGTAAGTATTTACGGTGCCAAGGGTTTGGCATGGATCAAAGTGAATTCTGTTGCTGATGGCCGTAATGGCTTGCAGTCACCAATTGTGAAGAATTTGCATGATGCAGCGATTGAAGGCATCTTGAAACGCACTCGCGCTAAAGATGGTGACATTATTTTCTTCGGCGCTGATAAAGAAAAAGTGGTAAACGATGCCATTGGCAATTTACGTCTTCGTATTGGCCACTCCACCTGGGGGAAAGAGCGTGGCCTCTTTACTGAAGGCTGGAAGCCATTGTGGGTAGTAGATTTCCCAATGTTTGACTATGATGAAGGTGAGGCGCGTTGGGTTGCTTGCCATCATCCCTTCACTAGCCCTAAAGATGAGCACATGAAGTATCTGGAAACAGATCCAGGTAAGTGCCTAGCTAAGGCGTATGACATGGTTTTAAATGGTAGCGAAATTGGTGGCGGCTCCGTCCGTATCCACCAAGAGGCAGTTCAAAGCCAGGTATTCCGTGCGCTGAAGATTGGTGCAGAAGAGGCTCAAGCAAAGTTTGGTTTCTTGCTAGATGCCCTCCAATATGGCGCTCCACCCCATGGTGGTATTGCTTTCGGCCTAGATCGTATCGTGACGATGATGACTGGTGCCGAATCAATCCGCGATGTGATTGCCTTCCCTAAAACACAACGTGCACAGTGCTTGTTAACCCAGGCTCCTAGTCCAGTAGATGAGCGTCAGTTGCGTGAGTTACATATTCGCTTACGTCAAGCTGCCACACCAGCCGCTTAA
- a CDS encoding DUF502 domain-containing protein: protein MKKYFIAGILVWAPLSITVWVIAWGLGLLDGVFGSVMHAIIVVLPQDAARDLQHFRDLPGVGILIVIAVIMLTGLLAISFAGQWWLKIWDKLVNRIPVVRSIYSSVQQVSSTLFSGSGQAFSKALLIRYPHADSWVIAFQTGTPAKEVAAKLGEDYVNVFLPTTPNPTSGFFMIVPRTQTIELEMSVEEALKHIVSMGSVPPNNSSALTSLESPHHF, encoded by the coding sequence ATGAAAAAATACTTTATCGCTGGCATCCTGGTTTGGGCACCATTGTCGATCACCGTCTGGGTGATTGCTTGGGGCTTGGGTTTGCTCGACGGCGTTTTCGGTTCTGTCATGCACGCCATCATCGTGGTTCTTCCACAAGATGCCGCAAGAGATTTGCAGCATTTCCGCGACCTTCCTGGTGTTGGAATCTTGATTGTGATTGCAGTGATCATGCTCACTGGTCTACTTGCAATTAGTTTTGCTGGTCAGTGGTGGTTAAAGATTTGGGATAAGCTGGTAAATCGCATTCCAGTTGTGCGCTCTATTTACTCCAGCGTACAGCAAGTTTCATCTACATTATTTTCTGGTAGCGGCCAGGCCTTTAGTAAGGCGCTCTTAATTCGTTACCCCCATGCTGACTCTTGGGTGATCGCATTCCAAACAGGAACCCCTGCAAAAGAGGTTGCCGCTAAATTGGGCGAAGATTATGTCAATGTATTCTTGCCGACTACTCCAAACCCTACCTCTGGTTTTTTTATGATCGTGCCGCGTACGCAAACGATCGAGCTTGAGATGAGTGTTGAAGAAGCCTTGAAGCATATTGTTTCGATGGGCTCGGTGCCACCAAATAATTCTAGTGCTCTGACTTCACTTGAGTCACCACACCATTTTTGA
- the ubiB gene encoding ubiquinone biosynthesis regulatory protein kinase UbiB, which produces MRRIARLSFIFFTAWRYGLLPLLRDVLKPGIGRTCLTVVCWTSPGTKLPRGERIRLTLEALGPIFVKFGQVLSTRRDLLPEDIANELAKLQDQVPPFSNEESRRLIEEALGKPIEEVFIGFDATPVASASVAQVHFGILRGTEKHPEWAHKSVAIKVLRPGILPVIEGDLALMYDLAKVIEKSSEDGRRLKPRENVAEFDTYLHDELDLMREAANASQLRRYFVDSKKLMIPEMYWDLCHTNVIVMEKMDGISIGRTAALREAGVDFKKLAADGVEIFFTQVFEHGFFHADMHPGNIMISLEPETFGRFISLDFGIVGALSESDKNYLALNFLAFFNRDYRRVAELHIESGWVPENTRVEELEGAVRSVCEPYFDRPLKEISLGIVLMRLFQTSRRFKVEIQPQLTLLQKTLLNVEGLARQLDPDLDLWKTAKPILEKWVDQQLGWRGLIDGLKAEAPIWAKILPTLPRLLADSLAQASKHQKKAESGEIEVLKALLLQERRTHRLVAGALLFAGGFLAGILIISLGIY; this is translated from the coding sequence GTGCGCAGAATTGCTCGCCTCAGTTTCATTTTCTTCACAGCATGGCGTTATGGCTTGCTGCCCTTATTGCGCGATGTTCTCAAACCCGGAATTGGTCGGACGTGTTTAACGGTTGTCTGTTGGACTTCGCCTGGCACCAAGCTGCCAAGAGGTGAGCGTATTCGATTGACCTTAGAGGCATTGGGCCCGATCTTTGTAAAGTTTGGGCAAGTGCTTTCTACGCGTCGTGATTTATTGCCAGAAGATATTGCTAACGAGTTGGCAAAGCTACAAGATCAAGTGCCACCATTCTCTAATGAAGAGTCACGTCGTTTAATTGAAGAAGCTTTAGGCAAGCCTATCGAAGAGGTCTTTATTGGTTTCGATGCGACGCCTGTAGCTAGTGCTTCGGTTGCTCAAGTACATTTTGGGATATTACGCGGCACTGAAAAACATCCTGAGTGGGCACACAAATCGGTTGCCATTAAAGTCCTGCGCCCCGGTATCTTGCCGGTAATTGAAGGTGATCTGGCCTTAATGTATGACTTAGCCAAAGTTATTGAGAAGAGCTCTGAGGATGGGCGCCGACTCAAGCCACGTGAGAACGTTGCAGAGTTTGATACCTACCTACATGACGAATTGGATCTAATGCGCGAGGCGGCAAATGCGAGTCAGTTACGTCGCTATTTTGTTGATTCTAAGAAGTTAATGATTCCAGAGATGTATTGGGATCTATGTCACACCAATGTCATCGTCATGGAAAAAATGGATGGCATTTCTATTGGCCGCACTGCGGCGCTGCGTGAAGCGGGAGTGGACTTTAAGAAGTTGGCCGCTGATGGCGTTGAAATATTTTTTACCCAAGTCTTTGAGCACGGCTTTTTCCATGCAGATATGCATCCTGGAAACATCATGATCAGCTTGGAGCCAGAAACTTTTGGGCGGTTTATTTCGTTGGATTTTGGAATAGTCGGCGCACTCAGTGAATCCGATAAGAATTATTTAGCGCTGAACTTTTTAGCTTTCTTTAATCGTGATTACCGTCGAGTTGCCGAGCTGCACATTGAGTCAGGATGGGTTCCAGAAAATACGCGCGTGGAAGAATTAGAGGGTGCCGTTCGATCCGTTTGTGAGCCATATTTTGATCGTCCATTAAAAGAAATTTCTTTGGGCATTGTTTTGATGCGCTTATTCCAGACCTCACGTCGCTTTAAAGTGGAAATTCAGCCGCAACTCACTTTGCTACAAAAGACGCTACTCAATGTTGAGGGTCTGGCGCGTCAGTTGGATCCAGATTTAGATCTATGGAAGACTGCTAAGCCTATCCTAGAGAAATGGGTTGATCAGCAATTGGGTTGGCGCGGATTGATTGATGGTTTGAAAGCTGAGGCACCAATATGGGCCAAAATTTTGCCAACATTGCCCCGTTTGCTCGCAGATAGCCTGGCTCAAGCCAGCAAGCACCAGAAAAAGGCTGAAAGTGGCGAAATAGAGGTTCTAAAGGCCCTTTTGCTACAAGAGCGCCGCACCCATCGCCTAGTGGCCGGGGCTTTGCTCTTTGCCGGTGGATTTTTGGCTGGGATTTTGATCATCAGTCTAGGTATTTATTAG
- a CDS encoding SCP2 domain-containing protein yields the protein MNTLPSSAHTIAASAACRAINHVLKKEPWASAELAKHAGKTVLVQLPLGRLCFEINAFGCLETLKELDGPTLLLEVSAKALSDLTASTGSLKEQAFKAVKITGDADLAQLIGRLAGQLRWEYEEDLAHLVGDAPANFAVRQGKKFVSATRSAASDLLDNVVEYVSEERNVLLNKRDFMVHKSELSELRDSVDRLEKRIQLIEQKGK from the coding sequence ATGAACACACTGCCATCCTCAGCACATACGATTGCCGCCAGCGCTGCTTGCCGCGCTATCAATCATGTCTTAAAGAAGGAGCCATGGGCCAGCGCTGAACTCGCAAAGCATGCCGGTAAGACGGTACTCGTTCAACTCCCTTTGGGGCGTTTATGTTTTGAGATCAATGCCTTTGGTTGTTTAGAAACTCTCAAGGAGTTAGATGGTCCTACGCTATTGCTTGAGGTATCAGCTAAGGCATTAAGTGATTTGACTGCTAGTACTGGCAGTCTAAAAGAGCAGGCTTTTAAAGCTGTCAAAATTACAGGTGATGCAGATTTAGCCCAATTAATTGGTCGTCTTGCTGGTCAATTGCGTTGGGAGTATGAAGAAGATTTGGCTCACTTAGTGGGAGATGCTCCCGCTAATTTTGCTGTGCGACAGGGTAAAAAGTTTGTTTCTGCTACGCGTTCAGCAGCGAGTGATTTGCTAGACAATGTAGTGGAGTATGTGAGCGAAGAAAGAAACGTGCTTTTGAATAAACGAGATTTTATGGTTCACAAATCTGAGTTGAGTGAATTACGCGATTCAGTTGATCGCTTGGAGAAGCGTATTCAACTAATTGAGCAAAAGGGCAAGTAA
- a CDS encoding Tim44 domain-containing protein encodes MNKHFFKTVFLSMTLVFASMGSVDAARLGGGKSFGRAPSAPIQRQATPAQKPAQQAQPNTPAAAPQAPAPSRFGGMGGILGGLAAGLGIGYLLSHFGLGEAASSLITGLLIAMLAGFVMMFLIRKLLPAMSGAGQNSNAPSSSMRRTGFDQIPRQEPAFTPAANAFAGVGVEPESFQSTLPPGFDERTFLENAKQYFVTLQKAWDQGDLASLQEFTTPEMFATIRQDLAGRVDSANQTDVVTINARLLGIETADAHYFCSVQFSGIIREQQNAPASDFSEIWNLSKPVEGPAGWVLAGISQLV; translated from the coding sequence ATGAACAAGCATTTTTTTAAGACAGTGTTCTTGAGTATGACTTTGGTATTTGCATCAATGGGATCGGTTGATGCTGCACGTCTCGGTGGCGGTAAGAGTTTCGGTCGTGCGCCAAGTGCACCTATTCAAAGACAGGCTACTCCTGCACAAAAACCAGCTCAACAAGCTCAACCTAATACTCCAGCTGCTGCGCCACAGGCACCAGCACCCAGTCGATTTGGTGGCATGGGGGGGATTTTAGGCGGTTTAGCTGCTGGCCTGGGGATTGGCTATCTCTTATCTCATTTTGGATTGGGTGAAGCAGCTTCCTCACTTATTACGGGTTTGCTCATTGCAATGCTTGCGGGTTTTGTCATGATGTTTTTGATCCGCAAACTTTTGCCTGCCATGTCAGGTGCGGGCCAGAATTCAAATGCACCTTCCTCGAGCATGCGGCGAACGGGTTTTGATCAAATCCCAAGACAAGAGCCAGCATTTACTCCAGCTGCTAATGCTTTTGCTGGTGTTGGCGTAGAGCCGGAATCATTTCAATCAACCCTGCCGCCAGGGTTTGATGAGCGGACGTTTTTAGAAAACGCTAAGCAGTATTTCGTGACCTTACAGAAGGCCTGGGATCAGGGCGATCTTGCCTCATTGCAAGAATTTACTACCCCTGAAATGTTCGCTACCATTCGTCAAGATTTGGCTGGGCGCGTAGATAGCGCAAACCAAACTGATGTAGTGACTATTAACGCCCGATTATTGGGTATTGAAACTGCAGATGCGCATTATTTCTGTAGCGTTCAGTTCAGCGGCATCATCCGCGAGCAACAGAATGCGCCAGCGAGTGATTTCTCCGAAATCTGGAATCTGAGTAAGCCGGTAGAGGGTCCTGCAGGCTGGGTATTGGCGGGCATCTCTCAGTTGGTTTAA
- the ubiE gene encoding bifunctional demethylmenaquinone methyltransferase/2-methoxy-6-polyprenyl-1,4-benzoquinol methylase UbiE codes for MSKTHFGYQSVDEVEKAGKVAGVFHSVASKYDVMNDLMSFGLHRVWKKITIARANVRPGQKILDIAGGTGDLATAFAKAADWGHNPDAQVWLSDINASMLGVGRDRLLDHGMALPCVQFDAEKIPFPNNHFDVVTVAFGLRNMTHKEVALGEMSRVIKPGGRVLVLEFSKPDAFLQPVYDAYSFKVLPWLGEKIAQDSESYRYLAESIRMHPDADTLKEMMLGVGFDEVETHRMTGGIVALHIGIKY; via the coding sequence ATGAGTAAAACCCACTTTGGTTATCAAAGCGTTGATGAAGTCGAAAAGGCCGGTAAGGTTGCCGGGGTATTTCATTCGGTAGCGAGCAAATACGATGTGATGAATGACTTAATGTCTTTTGGTTTGCACCGTGTTTGGAAAAAAATCACCATTGCTAGAGCGAATGTTCGTCCTGGTCAAAAGATCTTAGACATTGCTGGTGGTACTGGCGATCTGGCTACTGCATTTGCTAAGGCTGCAGATTGGGGCCATAACCCCGATGCTCAAGTTTGGCTAAGCGATATCAATGCTTCCATGTTGGGAGTTGGTCGAGACCGTTTACTTGATCACGGCATGGCTTTGCCTTGTGTGCAATTTGATGCAGAAAAAATCCCCTTTCCGAATAACCATTTTGACGTTGTAACGGTTGCCTTTGGTCTACGCAACATGACTCATAAAGAGGTTGCTTTGGGTGAAATGAGTCGCGTGATTAAACCAGGTGGTCGTGTATTGGTTTTGGAGTTTTCTAAGCCAGATGCTTTTTTGCAGCCAGTCTATGACGCGTATTCATTTAAGGTATTGCCTTGGTTGGGTGAAAAAATTGCACAAGACTCGGAGAGTTATCGCTATTTAGCGGAATCTATCCGCATGCATCCGGATGCAGATACCTTGAAAGAAATGATGTTAGGTGTTGGTTTTGATGAGGTTGAAACCCATAGGATGACCGGGGGTATCGTTGCCTTACATATTGGTATTAAATACTGA
- a CDS encoding gamma-butyrobetaine hydroxylase-like domain-containing protein gives MIPTNIVVHQQSKVLELSYENGSTYRLPFELLRVLSPSAEVQGHGPGQETLQTGKRDVLIANLEPVGHYALKPTFSDGHDSGLYSWDYLYFLCENQEQVWQEHLDKLAAAGLDRDAPMVQAGHAHDHSCGSH, from the coding sequence ATGATTCCAACCAATATCGTTGTACATCAACAATCTAAGGTTTTAGAGCTCTCTTATGAAAATGGCTCTACCTATCGCTTACCTTTTGAATTACTGAGAGTGCTCTCTCCCTCAGCCGAAGTGCAAGGTCATGGCCCTGGTCAGGAGACTTTGCAAACTGGTAAGCGTGATGTATTGATTGCAAATCTTGAGCCTGTTGGTCACTATGCATTGAAGCCCACTTTTTCTGATGGCCATGATTCAGGTTTGTATTCTTGGGATTACTTGTATTTCTTGTGTGAAAACCAAGAGCAAGTATGGCAAGAGCATTTAGATAAATTGGCTGCTGCTGGTCTGGATCGTGATGCACCGATGGTTCAGGCTGGACATGCGCATGACCATTCTTGTGGAAGTCACTAA